In Diabrotica undecimpunctata isolate CICGRU chromosome 4, icDiaUnde3, whole genome shotgun sequence, a single genomic region encodes these proteins:
- the LOC140438286 gene encoding uncharacterized protein, with amino-acid sequence MFCSMYERYTSPLLSNEREITKKLASSSSYCESCDKIHECMQPIKKSDYFFPDVRTGKKKIPFHLRIYLFDLWTKCCPSQISSRKERSKRAKPRHRSSTVYISNDVMIDSDPTTSTITKDEIEINIGTAISAVLEAIRNSPELQRDHNGNQHRSESYPSDPICVK; translated from the exons TGTTCGATGTACGAAAGATATACATCTCCACTACTTTCCAATGAACGAGAAATTACGAAAAAACTGGCAAGTAGCTCTTCGTATTGCGAATCATGTGACAAAATTCATGAATGTATGCAGCCGATTAAGAAATCGGATTACTTTTTTCCAG atGTGAGGACTGGTAAGAAAAAGATTCCATTTCATCTGAGAATTTACCTATTCGATCTTTGGACAAAGTGTTGTCCTTCACAAATATCATCTCGAAAGGAAAGATCAAAACGAGCAAAACCAAGACATCGATCTAGTACAGTATATATTTCAAATGATGTAATGATTGATTCAGATCCAACAACGTCAACAATTACGAAAGATGAAATCGAAATTAATATAGGTACAGCGATTAGTGCAGTTTTAGAAGCCATCCGAAATAGTCCCGAGTTGCAGCGGGATCACAACGGGAATCAGCACAGAAGCGAAAGCTATCCAAGTGATCCCATCTGTGTTAAGTGA